One Salvia splendens isolate huo1 chromosome 12, SspV2, whole genome shotgun sequence genomic window carries:
- the LOC121757506 gene encoding lysine-rich arabinogalactan protein 19-like produces the protein MLIEQIATSSSSSDAGTKSGDRDTSFQAQVENPSPSSQLPPQTSAAVPPPAVDEETLWHLDKILRSIPSEMDNAAAYAALKAKLGISRFKEPDSSSKTKIPPSSPTSPSPSPIQPPPSPIAQPSPPSPTFTPIQPVKYGGEASDEEG, from the coding sequence ATGTTGATTGAGCAAATTGCAacttcatcctcatcctcagATGCCGGCACCAAGAGTGGCGACCGGGACACCTCGTTCCAGGCCCAAGTTGAAAACCCTAGCCCATCCTCTCAACTTCCACCACAAACCAGCGCCGCCGTTCCACCACCCGCAGTGGACGAAGAGACCCTATGGCACCTCGATAAAATCCTCCGGAGTATACCCTCCGAGATGGACAATGCGGCCGCTTACGCCGCACTCAAAGCTAAACTTGGGATTTCCCGATTTAAAGAGCCTGATTCATCTTCTAAAACAAAAATCCCACCTAGCTCTCCTACATCACCTTCACCATCTCCCATCCAACCTCCGCCATCTCCTATAGCCCAACCTTCGCCTCCTTCCCCAACATTTACCCCTATCCAGCCGGTGAAATACGGTGGGGAAGCCTCCGACGAGGAAGGCTAG